The following proteins come from a genomic window of Populus alba chromosome 12, ASM523922v2, whole genome shotgun sequence:
- the LOC118044606 gene encoding uncharacterized protein isoform X3: MLKFLSKVKIEFNALDPRVASCMEFLAQCNARKAKESNPACQVLVKRRTDDFPPQITVTFVNGVEEAFDATSTPAQAIRTMILEKGQLLETEQMFREAGEKWPVIIPEEELRQFAPGTKPRKAEEKKQ; encoded by the exons atgttgaagttCCTCTCAAAGGTAAAAATTGAATTCAACGCACTAGACCCACGCGTAGCCTCATGTATGGAGTTCTTAGCTCAATGCAATGCCCGCAAGGCCAAAGAATCCAACCCTGCTTGCCAGGTTCTTGTCAAGCGCCGCACCGACGATTTCCCACCACAGATCACTGTCACTTTCGTCAACGGCGTCGAGGAAGCTTTCGATGCCACTTCTACTCCTGCACAGGCCATTAGGACCATGATTTTGGAAAAGGGTCAGCTTCTTGAGACCGAGCAAATGTTTCGTGAGGCTGGAGAGAAGTGGCCTGTTATTATCCCTGAAGAAGAGCTCCGCCAGTTTGCTCCCGGTACCAAG CCAAGGAAGgcagaagagaagaagcaataA
- the LOC118044606 gene encoding uncharacterized protein isoform X2 codes for MLKFLSKVKIEFNALDPRVASCMEFLAQCNARKAKESNPACQVLVKRRTDDFPPQITVTFVNGVEEAFDATSTPAQAIRTMILEKGQLLETEQMFREAGEKWPVIIPEEELRQFAPGTKELYRVTNALAWL; via the exons atgttgaagttCCTCTCAAAGGTAAAAATTGAATTCAACGCACTAGACCCACGCGTAGCCTCATGTATGGAGTTCTTAGCTCAATGCAATGCCCGCAAGGCCAAAGAATCCAACCCTGCTTGCCAGGTTCTTGTCAAGCGCCGCACCGACGATTTCCCACCACAGATCACTGTCACTTTCGTCAACGGCGTCGAGGAAGCTTTCGATGCCACTTCTACTCCTGCACAGGCCATTAGGACCATGATTTTGGAAAAGGGTCAGCTTCTTGAGACCGAGCAAATGTTTCGTGAGGCTGGAGAGAAGTGGCCTGTTATTATCCCTGAAGAAGAGCTCCGCCAGTTTGCTCCCGGTACCAAG GAGTTGTATAGAGTGACTAATGCGTTAGCTTGGCTGTAG
- the LOC118044606 gene encoding uncharacterized protein isoform X1 yields MLKFLSKVKIEFNALDPRVASCMEFLAQCNARKAKESNPACQVLVKRRTDDFPPQITVTFVNGVEEAFDATSTPAQAIRTMILEKGQLLETEQMFREAGEKWPVIIPEEELRQFAPGTKPGVCVSPNSSSGRSCIE; encoded by the exons atgttgaagttCCTCTCAAAGGTAAAAATTGAATTCAACGCACTAGACCCACGCGTAGCCTCATGTATGGAGTTCTTAGCTCAATGCAATGCCCGCAAGGCCAAAGAATCCAACCCTGCTTGCCAGGTTCTTGTCAAGCGCCGCACCGACGATTTCCCACCACAGATCACTGTCACTTTCGTCAACGGCGTCGAGGAAGCTTTCGATGCCACTTCTACTCCTGCACAGGCCATTAGGACCATGATTTTGGAAAAGGGTCAGCTTCTTGAGACCGAGCAAATGTTTCGTGAGGCTGGAGAGAAGTGGCCTGTTATTATCCCTGAAGAAGAGCTCCGCCAGTTTGCTCCCGGTACCAAG CCTGGTGTGTGTGTTTCTCCAAATTCCTCATCTGGCAGGAGTTGTATAGAGTGA
- the LOC118044604 gene encoding uncharacterized protein isoform X2, which produces MLKFLSKVKIEFNALDPRVASCMEFLAQCNARKAKESNPACQVLVKRRTDDFPPQITVTFVNGVEEAFDATSTPAQAIRTMILEKGQLLETEQMFREAGEKWPVIIPEEELRQFAPGTKIPRVFYYSQKNSASTGCCVRNLKHLWCPQ; this is translated from the exons atgttgaagttCCTCTCAAAGGTAAAAATTGAATTCAACGCACTAGACCCACGCGTAGCCTCATGTATGGAGTTCTTAGCTCAATGCAATGCCCGCAAGGCCAAAGAATCCAACCCTGCTTGCCAGGTTCTTGTCAAGCGCCGCACCGACGATTTCCCACCACAGATCACTGTCACTTTCGTCAACGGCGTCGAGGAAGCTTTCGATGCCACTTCTACTCCTGCACAGGCCATTAGGACCATGATTTTGGAAAAGGGTCAGCTTCTTGAGACCGAGCAAATGTTTCGTGAAGCTGGAGAGAAGTGGCCTGTTATTATCCCTGAAGAAGAGCTCCGCCAGTTTGCTCCCGGTACCAAG ATTCCTCGGGTTTTCTACtattcacaaaaaaatagtGCTTCTACCGGCTGTTGTGTCAGAAACTTGAAGCATCTATGGTGCCCCCAGTAA
- the LOC118044604 gene encoding uncharacterized protein isoform X4 yields the protein MLKFLSKVKIEFNALDPRVASCMEFLAQCNARKAKESNPACQVLVKRRTDDFPPQITVTFVNGVEEAFDATSTPAQAIRTMILEKGQLLETEQMFREAGEKWPVIIPEEELRQFAPGTKVGDFDGN from the exons atgttgaagttCCTCTCAAAGGTAAAAATTGAATTCAACGCACTAGACCCACGCGTAGCCTCATGTATGGAGTTCTTAGCTCAATGCAATGCCCGCAAGGCCAAAGAATCCAACCCTGCTTGCCAGGTTCTTGTCAAGCGCCGCACCGACGATTTCCCACCACAGATCACTGTCACTTTCGTCAACGGCGTCGAGGAAGCTTTCGATGCCACTTCTACTCCTGCACAGGCCATTAGGACCATGATTTTGGAAAAGGGTCAGCTTCTTGAGACCGAGCAAATGTTTCGTGAAGCTGGAGAGAAGTGGCCTGTTATTATCCCTGAAGAAGAGCTCCGCCAGTTTGCTCCCGGTACCAAG GTGGGAGATTTCGATGGAAACTGA
- the LOC118044604 gene encoding uncharacterized protein isoform X3, with product MLKFLSKVKIEFNALDPRVASCMEFLAQCNARKAKESNPACQVLVKRRTDDFPPQITVTFVNGVEEAFDATSTPAQAIRTMILEKGQLLETEQMFREAGEKWPVIIPEEELRQFAPGTKPGVCVSPNS from the exons atgttgaagttCCTCTCAAAGGTAAAAATTGAATTCAACGCACTAGACCCACGCGTAGCCTCATGTATGGAGTTCTTAGCTCAATGCAATGCCCGCAAGGCCAAAGAATCCAACCCTGCTTGCCAGGTTCTTGTCAAGCGCCGCACCGACGATTTCCCACCACAGATCACTGTCACTTTCGTCAACGGCGTCGAGGAAGCTTTCGATGCCACTTCTACTCCTGCACAGGCCATTAGGACCATGATTTTGGAAAAGGGTCAGCTTCTTGAGACCGAGCAAATGTTTCGTGAAGCTGGAGAGAAGTGGCCTGTTATTATCCCTGAAGAAGAGCTCCGCCAGTTTGCTCCCGGTACCAAG CCTGGTGTGTGTGTTTCTCCAAATTCTTAG
- the LOC118044604 gene encoding uncharacterized protein isoform X1 gives MLKFLSKVKIEFNALDPRVASCMEFLAQCNARKAKESNPACQVLVKRRTDDFPPQITVTFVNGVEEAFDATSTPAQAIRTMILEKGQLLETEQMFREAGEKWPVIIPEEELRQFAPGTKVSACWLYLFLVFSLGSVLFFCSRLDIFSNRWCVLLLLHGRT, from the coding sequence atgttgaagttCCTCTCAAAGGTAAAAATTGAATTCAACGCACTAGACCCACGCGTAGCCTCATGTATGGAGTTCTTAGCTCAATGCAATGCCCGCAAGGCCAAAGAATCCAACCCTGCTTGCCAGGTTCTTGTCAAGCGCCGCACCGACGATTTCCCACCACAGATCACTGTCACTTTCGTCAACGGCGTCGAGGAAGCTTTCGATGCCACTTCTACTCCTGCACAGGCCATTAGGACCATGATTTTGGAAAAGGGTCAGCTTCTTGAGACCGAGCAAATGTTTCGTGAAGCTGGAGAGAAGTGGCCTGTTATTATCCCTGAAGAAGAGCTCCGCCAGTTTGCTCCCGGTACCAAGGTTAGTGCTTGctggttgtatttgtttttggttttttcattaggcagtgttttgtttttttgctctcGTTTGGACATTTTTTCGAACAGGTGGTGTGTTTTGCTGTTACTCCATGGTAGGACTTGA